In Haematobia irritans isolate KBUSLIRL chromosome 1, ASM5000362v1, whole genome shotgun sequence, a genomic segment contains:
- the LOC142220320 gene encoding uncharacterized protein LOC142220320 isoform X1, producing the protein MSKSKRNFYEILNASPNATFEELKTNYKNLILQCHPDKLQQQQQQQQHHETIDKLENDLNNKEFVGITEAWNCLKDPSKRKCYDAELLLNKFHTHSNIYAHIQLNEMKKCLSTNDEFELNRDDEGGENHKGNAIVEEAMKSDSSVGAESSSSYIYTYDCRCGGQYIVDESAEQYCCRKVNSTAGGSGGKSSTVDDGGTHDDADMSPNNKNSKTDVHALADGGGPTSRRISEDLEEEDDESDNELIVECSECSLVIVING; encoded by the coding sequence atgtccaaatcaaaaagaaatttctatgaaattttaaatgcatcaCCCAATGCCACCTTTGAAGAGTTGAAAAcaaactataaaaatttaattttacaatgtCATCCGGAtaaattacaacaacaacaacaacaacagcaacaccaTGAAACCATAGATAAATTAGAAAATGACCTTAATAATAAAGAATTCGTTGGCATAACAGAAGCATGGAATTGTCTTAAAGACCCTTCAAAGCGTAAATGCTATGATGCTGAACTTTtgctaaataaatttcatacgCACAGTAATATCTATGCCCACATACaattgaatgaaatgaaaaagtGTTTAAGCACTAACGATGAATTCGAACTCAATCGAGACGACGAAGGGGGAGAAAATCACAAAGGCAATGCAATAGTGGAAGAAGCAATGAAAAGTGACAGCAGTGTTGGGGCTGAATCGTCGTCGTCATATATTTATACATACGATTGCCGTTGTGGCGGTCAATATATTGTTGATGAGTCAGCCGAACAATATTGTTGCCGCAAAGTCAATAGTACAGCGGGCGGCAGTGGCGGCAAATCTTCTACTGTTGATGATGGTGGTACACATGATGACGCAGACATGAgcccaaacaataaaaactcCAAGACTGATGTCCATGCCTTGGCTGATGGAGGCGGCCCTACTAGTCGTCGTATAAGTGAAGATTTAGAGGAAGAAGACGACGAGAGTGACAACGAATTGATTGTTGAGTGCAGTGAATGTTCTTTGGTGATTGTAATAAACGGCTGA